CATCTTCTCTACCCCTTATTCCCAAGGTTCATCTATATATGTATGCTTCAATCGTACCCAAGAAATAGCGGGATTGAAACAATCCCGAGTCCAGTCCTTTCCCCAACCAAAGTCCAGTCTCATTCCCCTACCCGTGACGCAAAAAAACTGCAAATCTCCCCTTCAGGAAACTTGCAGTTCATCTATACTTTGTATTCTAGGCTTCATAACACAATCTATCTCACGCTGATCCTTACCTATAGTTGCAATGTAAGACCCACCGGGCAATGATCACTGCCCATCACATGGCAGTCGATATGTGCATCAGCCACCCTAGGTGCCAATTGATTGGATACGAGAAAATAATCAATGCGCCAGCCCACGTTCCGTTCTCTGACTTTCGGCATATAAGACCACCAGCTGTACACATCCGTACGATCCGGATACAGATGGCGGAAGCTGTCCACATACCCGGAAGCAAGCAAATCGGTCATCTTGCCACGCTCTTCAAGGGTAAAGCCGGAATTGCCCAGATTGGGCTTCGGATTCTTCAGATCGATCTCCTGATGAGCCACATTCAGGTCACCACAGACGATAACCGGCTTGGTTTGCTCCAGTTGCAGAATATAAGCCCGGAATCGGTCCTCCCATTCCAGACGGTAGGGCAGCCGGGTGAGATCCCGCTTGGCATTTGGTGTATACACGTTCACCAGATAAAACTCATCGTACTCCAGCGTAATCATCCGCCCTTCCGGCTCGCTGTCCTCCTCCATCCCGTAACGAACGGATACAGGCTTGATTCGGCTAAATACAGCCGTCCCGGAATATCCTTTTTTGATCGCATAATTCCAATATTGATAAACATCTTCCCCCAGGTCCATCTCAATCTGTCCAGCTTGTAATTTGGTCTCCTGAAGGCAGAAAATATCCGCCTGACTCTCCTGATAATAATCCATGAATCCTTTCGTCACACATGCCCTTAAGCCATTCACATTCCAGGACACCAGCTTCATATCCTCATCTCCTCACATCTCTCCAATATAGCACGGACGAATTCGAGGGGACAAGGTTCACGACCTGGAAATGAGATGAAGTTCGCCTATATTTCGCTTCGTAACTTGGAGAACACCGCAAGGTCAATATATCTGCCTTTCTCGAACTCATGCTGTCGAAGTACGCCTTCCTTCTGAAAACCCAGCTTGTGTAACAGGCGAATTGACGCCTTGTTCTCAGGTTCGACCTTCGCTTCGATCTTATTGAGCTGCAAGCTCATGAATCCAAAATGCAGCACAGCATGGGCCACTTCCGTCATCACACCGCGGCCCCAGAAAGCCGAACGCAAGTCGTATCCGATCTCAGCACGGTTATGTACATCTTCATAGTTCAGGAACCCACAGGTTCCGATCACTTTACGAGTTTCACGGTCTTCAATCATCCAGCGTAAACCTGTGTGTTCCTTGAAAATCTTCGTATACCAGTTCATCTCACCCTGTGCATCCTCCACGGATTCAAAGGGAGTGAATGGCATATATTGAACCACAGCTTCATCGGAATATAACGCCACCAGATCATGGCTGTCCTCAGTCTCTGCCGACCGGAGGATGAATCGTTCTGTATGAATTAATGGAAATAAATCAAATGTAAATTG
The window above is part of the Paenibacillus sp. 1781tsa1 genome. Proteins encoded here:
- a CDS encoding GNAT family N-acetyltransferase produces the protein MSEQFTFDLFPLIHTERFILRSAETEDSHDLVALYSDEAVVQYMPFTPFESVEDAQGEMNWYTKIFKEHTGLRWMIEDRETRKVIGTCGFLNYEDVHNRAEIGYDLRSAFWGRGVMTEVAHAVLHFGFMSLQLNKIEAKVEPENKASIRLLHKLGFQKEGVLRQHEFEKGRYIDLAVFSKLRSEI
- a CDS encoding exodeoxyribonuclease III — its product is MKLVSWNVNGLRACVTKGFMDYYQESQADIFCLQETKLQAGQIEMDLGEDVYQYWNYAIKKGYSGTAVFSRIKPVSVRYGMEEDSEPEGRMITLEYDEFYLVNVYTPNAKRDLTRLPYRLEWEDRFRAYILQLEQTKPVIVCGDLNVAHQEIDLKNPKPNLGNSGFTLEERGKMTDLLASGYVDSFRHLYPDRTDVYSWWSYMPKVRERNVGWRIDYFLVSNQLAPRVADAHIDCHVMGSDHCPVGLTLQL